Within Carassius gibelio isolate Cgi1373 ecotype wild population from Czech Republic chromosome A16, carGib1.2-hapl.c, whole genome shotgun sequence, the genomic segment ATTAgggtaaaactgttttttttttaattatttcaaatgattattattattattatattttttttacaattattagttatattttatGCCCCCCAAAAGTCAACGGATTACAGCATGTCTGCGGGGAAAATAAATATATCTGCATCATAAATGTGCCTATGATTCTTTAATATGTTGCCTACAGAGCTTTTGGTCCAGGGCCACATTtggcatgttgtgtgtgtgtgtatgtgtctgtgttttaCTGTTGAATCTGTGTGTGAGATCAATCCATATCATTGGTCTTTGGAGTCTAAAAAAGTTCACATGCAAATCTCCATCCCCTTTTTATTTTCAGCTGTTCTCTTTCTCTGTACTGAGGCCCTGAGTCTTTATGAGGTGGAGAGTGATGAGCTGTCGGGTTTGCCTGCTGTCTGTCATAAAGCAGCAATGTCCCACAAATACCACTTACccaaataaacattcaaaacataACTGTCCAAATATGGTCAAGCTTACAACTGCAAAGATCCTTGAATCTGTTTCATGTATTTGTTTTGCATCAGTTGGGAAATATTTCTGTCCCCTTTTATAATTATCCAGACGATCCAAAACaagcatttatatattaaataaaataagtagaGTCAATGTTTTTTGTTAGAAAACAGTGGAAACTGTACAACATCCTACTGGCTATTCCATTCACTAAGTCAAGCACCACTATTGTTATTGCTCACACGTAGGGTTATGGTTTTAATGATACCTCAAATCATGCAGCTTTTTACTCCTCTAAGTGATCAGACTTACAGTTTTCAGTGATATTTGGgtctatttattaataattatattggcCACTTACATCTTTTTCTTTTGACAAAGCATTCCCTCTTATCAGAAGTCATAGGGCACGGGCTTCCCATTGGAGAGGGATTCTGTAGGACCTTCCTGGTCCTTGTTTCTTCGCCCCTTTTGAAGCCGCAGGTTTTACCTGAGCGTGAGCAGGGGCCCCATTCACTCCACTCGCCCACATCACAGTGCACTAAAACACAGTTAACAAGTCAGTGAAGACTCACACATACAGAAGTGTCTTGATAGCAGGTGCTATGTTAGAGACTAACCTGTTGGGATGCACTCATTTAAGTTATTGGGCTCAAAATCGTCTGGGCAGACAGGATAACATTGCCCATGTAGTAGGTAATGTCCCGGCACACACCTCGTACACGTATCACTATCACAGGAGTCGCAGTCCGCAGGacatgctgcacacacacacacacacacacacacacacacagttagctTCACTAGAAGAACTGAGTAGTCACTAACTGGACAACATATTTCAGTCTGCTCTCAACACTTGACAATAACACTACtgaaaaggtacaaaagttgtcactggggTGATACCTTTTCAAGAGGTACAAAAACATACAATTTAGGAATCACTATGTACTTTAAAGGTACTAATATGCCGTCTGTAGGGGTAATTGGGGGGGACAGCTTTTGTTCTGAAAGTGTTCAGCTATGTTCATAATACTGTAGCTTTTAACAAACCACTTTATCCAAACTAGTTTGAAGAAGTCTGAATTATTCTAGTAATAATCATCCATCTAATATGCAGTAAATCAGTTAATTTAGATGGCCATCTGTCTAATATGTAGCAGTGGAAAGTCATATTCATTCAAGTAAATCAGTTTATTAAGATATTCGTCTCTCTGATTTGTACCTTTTGAAAGTCTGATTCATTTGAATGAATCTGTTCATTCAGACAGCACTCTCTCTAATGTGCTCTTTaatgtttagatttattttagtgaatttgTTCATTTGAATGATCCTCTCTCTAATATATCTAGCTTTTGAAAGTCTGcgatatatatattctttttttcccccagcgTCTTAAATCATCTATGTTTGTACCTCACTGTTTTGTGACTCTAGGTAAGCATTTCATTTCTGTTACATGACGCTCATGTCAAGTTGATGAGGATTTAGTCCAAGCTTTGAAATCTAAACTGGTGGTCGGCCACATAAAAATGATGGTAAAACCTTTTCTGTGACTGTAAACTGGGCGCTCACCAGGTACACACTCTTTCTTGGTCTCGCTGGGCATCAGCCCATCTGGACAGCTCTCCATGCACTTGCCCTTGTGCAAATAGGAGCCCGCTCTGCAGTGCAGACAGAAGTGCCTGTTAAAGCACGATTCGCACTCTGACCCACACTCTGGAAGACAGGTTACACACTCATTACCACATTGCCTGAGCTGAGAAGAGAATGCTGTAGTATACACATCAATGTCCATAGCCAAGACATAAATACATCTGTAGAGTATATATTTCAAAGAGAAGCTGAGGTAAACGTGTCTTACTTATGCAGTCGTTCCGGTCAGGGGAACGGGTGCCGTAGAAACCATTAGGGCAGGAGGGCAGGCACACTCCAATCTGCCTCATCCCGTCCCTCTCAAGGTGAATAAAAAGCTTGGGTTTGCAGGTCAGACAGCCATTGTAAACCGAGCAGGTCTGACAGCCTCCCTGGCATCCCTGGGAGCTCACCCCTGAACCCTCTGTGATAGAAACATCAATTTGACTTTAGGATCAAACAACATGTGTGCTCAAAAAATTATGCATACAAATGTAAAGGTCTGAAAAGTGTAATGGATATATGGGTGACCATATGTCCTCTTTTTCCTGGGCATGTCCTGGCTGGGATTCCTAAATTGCCTGAATaattttttggttttggttttggcTTTGCGGTCTGTTGTTGTGGaataatatatttcagataaatccGCTGATAAATGGCATGCAAAAACAAACTTCATATTGTTTTTTGCGGTACTCATACTGTATGTGCAATGCCAACTGAATACGAAATTTCACTTCTCATCATTTCCTGTTCTCTGTGCActtcctctgaaaaaaaaaaatgccatatatatatatatatatatatatatatatatatatatatatatatgtatataaaaaaaatacagaccaaaagtttctCATTCAaaattctcattcaaagagttttctttattttcatgactatgaaaattgtagattcacactgaaggcatcaaaactatgaattaacacatgtgaaattatatatggaattatatacataacaaaaaagtgtgaaacaactgaaaatatgtcatattgtaggttcttcaaagtagccaccttttgctatgattactgctttgcacactcttggcattctcttgatgagcttcaagaggtagtcacctgaaatggtcttccaacagtcttgaaggagttccccgagagatgcttagcacttgttggccattttgccttctgtctgcggaccagctcacccctaaaccatctcgattgggttcaggtcaggtcatctggcgcagcaccccatcactctccttcttgctcaaatagcccttgatgccttcagtgtgactctacaattttcatagtcatgaaaataaagaaaactctttgaatgagaagttgtgtccaaacttttggtctgtactgtatatgtatatatatatgcaaaaatgtCATTTCagtaaacataataatataatgtgtAGCAATCCAAATGTATGCAAAGTCTTGAAAACCAAACTGAAAGACTTGCTTCTTCTGCCAGCAGTTAGTTACGAAAAACATACTTGGTATTTACTTGGACATTCTCAACATTTATAAGAGCAAACAAGATTGGTGGGTACAACTAAATGATTCCAGCTTCTCAAAGGAAAGAACAGAGCCATCAATTAAGACTACAACAGTGACCATAATGTAGTGTAATAATAAACACAACAGGAAGCACAGTCATCTGTGGATTCTCCCGGCAGTGAAACGAATCAACAGGGACACGTTGCATACCGGTGTTTGCACGCAAACGGCAGCACAGTAGCAGTTGTGTTCATAAGCGCACAAACTGAGTGGCCTTACTGTGACATAAAACCCAGACAGAATCAACTAGTCTCCACTGGATACTTCCAGCTGCAAATACATGCTGAAATCGCCCACCACAAATGCATGACAAAGAGGTTTCTCAATGTCCCAGTGACATATTTATAAAACACTCTCACTCACAAATCTCTTAAGATAAGATTTACCTTTAAAATATATAGCTGATTGCTAACCTGAAAACCTTCTTGAGAGAGCAACTTGAAACAAAACTAGACAATATTTCTGAGAAATAGGCCTGACTTTATTCCATGTGTTTTGAGAGAATGTTTTCTTCAGTTTATTGCTCAAGGGGTTGTGAATAATATCTATGCACTATGGCCTTGTTGTTTTGGCTCGGGAACTGAAGAAGTCAAAAGTGATTGAGTTCACAGTTACTGTGAGAagaacagacgttcactgatctaATCGCATCATACTGTAAAGTACAGTGAAGTACCTTACTAAATTCGGCAGAGTAAAAAAACAAGCAGCTCCTC encodes:
- the LOC128030033 gene encoding R-spondin-3, whose product is MQLQLISIVLILHCMEYTNCQHQDSRHRLNKQGSGVSSQGCQGGCQTCSVYNGCLTCKPKLFIHLERDGMRQIGVCLPSCPNGFYGTRSPDRNDCIKCGSECESCFNRHFCLHCRAGSYLHKGKCMESCPDGLMPSETKKECVPACPADCDSCDSDTCTRCVPGHYLLHGQCYPVCPDDFEPNNLNECIPTVHCDVGEWSEWGPCSRSGKTCGFKRGEETRTRKVLQNPSPMGSPCPMTSDKRECFVKRKRCKPKGQRRREKKKHLNLQDKDNGEARRERKREREKETIDREASESRNKTEHRRRRDQSRDAGTV